One genomic window of Sphingopyxis sp. OPL5 includes the following:
- a CDS encoding TolC family outer membrane protein, which yields MTHDRKTISFARRGRWLAGLAVGALTLASAAHAETLQGALAKAYENNPTLTAARAAQRANDENVPIRRADGLPSAGAGVDYQENLVLPGNAFFSPKRTLSVGGQLTVPIYQGGAVRNAVKAAKFRVEAGQADLRATEASIFAQTVGAYMDVIRDQAIVQLNQKNVSVLRTNLQATSDRFEIGDLTRTDVAQSEARLALAEGDLRTAESNLINSRESYIRLVGEAPVDLEQPPLLPNLPVTAEEAVAIALNSNPDIEAANQLVNASRADIGVARATRLPKLSATTNGGYNNNLNSVTSATSENVTTSVQAALSLTIPIFQGGRPAAQVRQAQSRSSQAIENYVATERGVIAQTRGAYAAWQANERIIAATQQAVSANGLSLEGVRAENSVGTRSILDILNAEQEYLNTQVQLVSARRNSYVAAFSVLAAMGKAEARDLGIEGGALYDPAVNYERVKGKVFDWDDDPKPQQVATDTRAVPAANANVPAGDPLTPQ from the coding sequence ATGACGCACGACCGCAAGACGATTTCCTTCGCACGCCGCGGCCGCTGGCTCGCCGGTCTCGCGGTCGGCGCGCTCACCCTCGCGAGCGCCGCGCACGCCGAAACGCTGCAGGGCGCGCTCGCCAAGGCCTATGAGAACAACCCGACACTGACCGCCGCGCGCGCCGCCCAGCGCGCGAATGACGAGAATGTCCCGATTCGCAGGGCCGATGGCCTGCCCAGCGCCGGCGCCGGCGTCGATTATCAGGAAAACCTCGTCCTCCCCGGCAACGCCTTCTTCTCGCCAAAGCGCACGCTGTCGGTCGGCGGCCAGCTGACCGTGCCCATCTATCAGGGCGGGGCGGTGCGCAACGCGGTCAAGGCCGCCAAATTCCGCGTCGAGGCCGGCCAGGCCGATTTGCGCGCGACCGAGGCGAGCATCTTCGCGCAGACCGTCGGCGCCTATATGGACGTCATCCGCGACCAGGCGATCGTCCAGCTGAACCAGAAGAATGTCTCGGTCCTGCGCACCAATTTGCAGGCGACCAGCGACCGCTTCGAAATCGGCGACCTGACGCGCACCGACGTCGCCCAGTCGGAGGCGCGGCTCGCGCTCGCCGAGGGCGATCTGCGCACCGCCGAATCGAACCTGATCAACAGCCGCGAATCGTACATCCGCCTCGTCGGCGAAGCGCCGGTGGATCTGGAACAGCCGCCGCTTCTGCCCAATTTGCCGGTGACCGCCGAGGAAGCCGTCGCGATCGCGTTGAACAGCAATCCCGACATCGAGGCCGCGAATCAGCTCGTCAACGCCAGCCGCGCCGACATCGGCGTCGCGCGCGCGACCCGGCTACCCAAATTGTCGGCGACGACGAACGGCGGTTACAACAACAACCTCAATTCGGTGACGAGCGCGACGTCCGAAAACGTCACGACCAGCGTACAGGCCGCGCTGTCGCTGACGATCCCGATCTTCCAGGGCGGGCGCCCGGCGGCGCAGGTCCGCCAGGCGCAGTCGCGCAGCAGCCAGGCGATCGAAAATTATGTCGCGACCGAACGCGGCGTCATCGCCCAGACGCGCGGCGCCTATGCCGCCTGGCAGGCGAACGAGCGGATCATCGCCGCGACCCAGCAGGCGGTGAGCGCCAACGGCCTGTCGCTCGAGGGCGTGCGCGCCGAAAACAGCGTCGGCACCCGCTCGATCCTCGACATATTGAACGCCGAACAGGAATATCTGAACACCCAGGTCCAGCTCGTCTCGGCGCGCCGCAACTCCTATGTCGCCGCCTTCTCGGTCCTAGCCGCGATGGGCAAGGCGGAGGCCCGCGACCTCGGGATCGAGGGCGGCGCGCTCTACGACCCCGCGGTCAATTACGAACGGGTGAAGGGCAAGGTCTTCGACTGGGACGACGATCCCAAGCCGCAGCAGGTCGCGACCGACACCCGCGCCGTGCCCGCCGCCAACGCCAATGTGCCCGCCGGCGATCCGCTGACGCCACAATAA